One stretch of Anabas testudineus chromosome 24, fAnaTes1.2, whole genome shotgun sequence DNA includes these proteins:
- the LOC113149871 gene encoding cytochrome c oxidase subunit 7A2, mitochondrial produces the protein MYRHMLALQQVAHRTISSSARRQVGNKVPQKQKLFQEDNGIPVHLKGGSSDALLYRATMALTALGAGYVVYELVKASFPQKKD, from the exons ATGTACAGACATATGCTT GCGCTCCAGCAGGTGGCGCATCGGACCATCTCCAGCTCCGCCCGCAGACAGGTGGGAAACAAAGTGCCGCAGAAGCAGAAGCTGTTTCAG GAGGATAATGGGATCCCAGTTCATTTAAAAGGAGGCAGCAGTGATGCTCTGCTTTACAGAGCAACAATGGCGCTCACAGCCTTGG GAGCTGGATACGTTGTGTACGAGCTGGTGAAGGCATCGTTCCCTCAGAAGAAAGATTAA